A genomic stretch from Telmatocola sphagniphila includes:
- a CDS encoding RHS repeat domain-containing protein, with the protein MKRFHIWLFRKLFWVQKTLPIRRQHKIRLDVQRLEQKDLLSNVIIHGSLPYIVGAKPGQSPVISEYDSATGSLLASYMAYDSSFKGGVRVALADLNGDGVPDLIAAPGPGMAPIIKVFDGATGNLLSSFDAFAPGFLGGVTVDAGNIGEGRMGIIVGADAGAGPHVETFTLNGTLVDSFYAFSPSFRGGLSVALGISPLGQAEAIVGSGAGAAPSIKVFDLGTNSVIQTLSPYSPGYMGGLQVAAGDLNKDGTTDILVSPKNAPELHIQGYDGKTGNLLENFNASGFDAGSSGTVGFAQLTSSVPAITIAGYRNGAAEEQIYNGVPQTNQAVPTLVSTFPPVAATPLLTPGVPPPKPICIQPVSLPNTVSAPRVVPIGDCTPDQVTTTSCGSDTLVTESAGASDIPSGASVGGGDNVATGFISMNSTDLSSNGFGSDWGLTRSWTNNVLVVAGDYFGIGWTVSQNPYLLQAAGGNSIVVVTNGNDFQTFDLQTGGSYTERNFGRSNLTYNSSTNLYTFVDEFNDVIRFTGFGSSAPTAEQGQFQSETDPAGVTTQVTSETSSGTIGEIQRTVGSGSSAITESYLYSYLGSGDPNAGLVSSVVERTKVGSGSWTTVRQAIYTYYNGTEAYGNLNDLKLAQIEDGSGNVLDTSYYRYYGASDPNGPQQGLEYVLNSDSYARLAAAYSNPTTVSNTVLSGFADEYYQYNSNFQVSEAVTQGSGCTSCSSGFGTDTFTYSTSSNAAGYNSWHMKTVETLSDGNTQTTYSNVYDEPMLSVYQDTTSGLKWCTYTRYDSSGRAILTANPSAVTGYSESYADLVNFTGGSSSYISSTNGLITNYNFATSTTASGTTAGNILGYLMSTSIQQGLSGTTIPQSAMTYYDKVVSGNDTAFEATSTQYRNTNGTGAETTSYSYTWQGSTAQVASETISLPVISSAENGPGTADVSTTVYDSIGRPVWTKDADGYINYTAYDTLTGAVITQITDVNTSLTGEFVNLPSGWSTPTGGGLNLITSFVVDALGRTTKVTHPNGDIDYTVYDDPDHEVRTYIGWNSTTNTASEPTQVIREDRSHSYTETLTMSATPAVSGGVPTGTEAISNVQSLTRDITNDANQVVEEDQYFSLSGASYSTSTYLGTSGTNYYATQYFYGHRGWLEKTVDPTGTIIRTVYDGLGRVVSTWVGTNDTPASGYWSPTNNTSPSNMVETASYVYDNGGVGDGNKTAMILYPGGGTANRETDTYYDWRDRAVAVKEGVQTSESTTVHRPIYYTTYNNLDEAIEVQHFDGDGVSITSTGGVPNTPSASLLRAETQTFYDDQGRVYLTETFDVDPSTGSVSTSSLNTNTYYDHRGDAIETSSPGGLVEKEVYDGAGRNTVDYTTDGGGGNSWAAASSVASDTVLDQKEYTHDANGNVILTVDRQRFDSATGTGALGSPTSGIGARVYYDASYYDMADRAIADVNVGTNGGTAYTRPSSVPSSSSTVLVTTTSYDAAGNVLDVVDPLGLDTRNYYDMLGRTTETIQDYTNGIPTNETNKTTEYTYNAVGMTSETAVAASGNNETTAWVYGVVGTGTPGSYLYSNDLVGITEYPGPTGAPSTTQEEITNYDALGEKISFQDRNGNEHTYSYDVLGRQTADAIVQLGTGVDGTIREHTIAYDTQGNPYLFTSYSTSSGGTIVNQVEDVYNGLDQLIGEYQSHSGAVVTGTTPEIQYSYSEMAGGANNSRLTSMTYADGYTINYNYSSGLNNTISRLSSLSDSSGTLESYTYLGLDTIVVRDLNQAGIELTYIKESGESNGSAGDQYTGLDSFGRVIDQRWVNSSGTAVDRIQYGYDADGNVLYENNLLNSAESEIFTYDALNQTSSYAQGTLNGTKTGISGTPSATQSWTYDSFGNMTNVTTNGTGQTRTANTQNEYTAVGSATPGYDSNGNTTTDENSNQYVYDAWNMLVAVKNSSGSTIASYVNDALGRQIQAIVSGTTTDRYFSAQWQLIEEYQGSTETDRYVWSPTYIDAMISRDTSTGSGTLNLRIYALQNADYDTTSLVNTFGSVLERYTYSPFGVVSYLNSSWGSLSGSAYGWKFLHQGGELEAGGLSSFRNRMYSPTLERWMQNDPIEFLSGDNNFYMFCNNNVIKSIDPFGLSDLTLAEARKLINLFLNNRTDLTLAELEAKVGKNNIEIMIEKYCNAIEKQPGVTDFNKWRILRLTDPNAPRLPGNGSFPDFAARERVVKIVMRFCRCAGALALIGGIIYIAYEGNENSQPTGVVPPGSVLIDTLPGAKWTVQIWLTPGGQKIRVRVDANGNQVVGIK; encoded by the coding sequence ACTCGGTCATCCAGACGCTATCACCGTATTCGCCCGGCTACATGGGTGGCCTTCAAGTCGCGGCTGGCGATTTGAACAAAGATGGTACGACGGATATTCTGGTTTCTCCCAAAAATGCACCAGAGCTGCACATCCAAGGATATGATGGAAAAACAGGAAATTTGCTGGAAAATTTCAATGCATCAGGGTTTGATGCAGGATCATCTGGAACGGTAGGGTTTGCTCAGCTCACAAGCAGTGTTCCGGCAATCACGATAGCTGGGTATCGCAATGGCGCTGCAGAAGAACAGATCTACAATGGAGTTCCTCAAACGAACCAGGCAGTTCCTACCCTTGTTTCCACTTTTCCACCGGTAGCCGCAACACCCTTACTAACTCCGGGAGTTCCTCCACCAAAACCTATCTGTATTCAGCCAGTATCACTACCCAATACCGTTTCAGCTCCCCGAGTTGTACCAATTGGCGATTGCACGCCCGACCAAGTAACGACCACATCCTGTGGCAGCGATACCCTCGTCACTGAATCTGCTGGAGCAAGTGACATTCCCTCGGGTGCCAGCGTGGGAGGTGGAGATAACGTCGCCACCGGGTTTATTTCGATGAATTCGACCGATCTGTCCTCGAATGGATTTGGTTCCGATTGGGGCTTGACTCGAAGCTGGACCAATAACGTCCTAGTGGTTGCAGGTGATTACTTTGGCATTGGCTGGACAGTATCTCAAAACCCTTATCTACTCCAAGCGGCAGGGGGTAACTCAATTGTTGTGGTCACCAATGGGAACGATTTTCAGACCTTTGATTTGCAAACGGGCGGTAGCTATACGGAACGAAATTTTGGGAGGAGCAATTTAACCTACAACTCTTCGACAAACTTATACACCTTCGTAGATGAATTCAATGATGTAATCAGGTTTACAGGATTCGGATCGAGTGCTCCTACGGCGGAACAAGGTCAATTCCAAAGCGAGACCGATCCTGCGGGAGTAACGACGCAAGTCACATCGGAAACTTCCAGTGGAACTATTGGCGAAATTCAACGCACCGTAGGTAGCGGGTCTAGTGCAATTACCGAATCCTACCTCTATAGCTATCTCGGCTCTGGTGATCCAAACGCAGGATTAGTGTCTTCGGTCGTGGAACGGACGAAAGTAGGTTCGGGATCATGGACGACTGTAAGACAAGCAATTTACACCTATTACAATGGGACCGAAGCTTATGGAAACTTGAATGACTTGAAGCTTGCCCAAATTGAGGATGGTTCTGGCAACGTCTTAGATACCAGTTACTACCGCTATTATGGGGCGAGTGATCCGAATGGCCCCCAACAAGGATTGGAATATGTTTTGAATTCCGATTCTTACGCTCGCCTGGCTGCAGCATATAGCAATCCCACGACCGTTAGCAATACTGTTCTGTCGGGATTCGCTGACGAGTATTATCAGTACAACTCGAACTTTCAGGTTTCTGAAGCGGTGACTCAAGGCAGTGGTTGTACCTCCTGTTCTTCGGGTTTTGGAACGGACACATTCACTTATTCCACCAGTTCAAATGCAGCCGGATACAATTCCTGGCACATGAAAACGGTCGAAACACTTTCGGATGGAAATACGCAAACTACCTACTCAAACGTCTACGACGAGCCGATGTTGAGTGTCTACCAAGACACGACCTCGGGTCTCAAATGGTGCACCTATACGAGATACGACAGCTCTGGAAGAGCCATTCTGACGGCCAACCCCTCCGCTGTCACCGGCTATAGCGAGAGCTATGCCGATCTTGTGAATTTCACCGGAGGAAGTTCTTCTTACATTTCTTCGACGAATGGCTTGATCACGAATTATAACTTCGCAACATCGACCACGGCCTCGGGAACAACAGCTGGGAATATCCTCGGTTACTTGATGAGTACCTCGATTCAACAAGGGCTCTCGGGGACAACAATTCCCCAGTCAGCGATGACCTATTACGACAAAGTGGTGAGTGGGAACGATACAGCTTTTGAAGCGACCTCGACCCAATACCGAAACACCAATGGAACTGGGGCAGAAACTACCAGTTATTCGTATACCTGGCAGGGTTCGACTGCTCAAGTCGCCTCTGAAACTATATCGTTGCCTGTTATCTCCAGTGCGGAAAATGGGCCGGGCACGGCCGATGTCTCCACCACTGTTTACGATTCAATCGGACGCCCCGTTTGGACCAAAGATGCCGATGGCTATATCAATTACACGGCATACGACACTTTAACCGGGGCGGTCATTACTCAAATCACCGATGTGAATACTTCCCTCACGGGGGAATTTGTCAATCTTCCTTCGGGCTGGAGCACGCCTACCGGTGGCGGGTTGAATCTGATAACTTCTTTCGTAGTTGATGCTCTCGGCCGCACGACAAAAGTGACCCATCCCAACGGAGATATCGACTACACGGTCTACGACGACCCGGATCACGAAGTCCGAACTTACATCGGCTGGAATTCGACTACAAACACAGCCAGCGAACCGACTCAAGTCATACGGGAGGATCGCTCGCATAGCTACACCGAAACATTGACGATGTCGGCGACTCCGGCGGTTTCGGGAGGAGTTCCGACCGGAACGGAAGCTATTTCCAACGTTCAATCGTTGACCCGTGACATCACCAACGATGCTAACCAAGTCGTCGAAGAAGATCAATATTTCTCACTCTCTGGCGCGAGCTATTCGACCAGCACTTATTTAGGCACCTCCGGGACCAATTATTACGCCACGCAGTATTTCTATGGCCACCGTGGTTGGCTGGAAAAGACCGTTGATCCCACCGGAACGATCATTCGAACGGTTTATGATGGTTTGGGAAGAGTCGTGAGCACCTGGGTCGGAACCAACGATACTCCAGCCAGCGGCTACTGGTCACCGACCAACAACACCAGCCCCTCCAATATGGTGGAAACTGCCTCTTACGTTTACGACAATGGCGGTGTTGGGGATGGCAACAAAACAGCCATGATCCTATATCCCGGTGGCGGTACAGCCAACCGAGAAACTGATACTTATTATGATTGGCGGGACCGAGCGGTTGCCGTAAAAGAAGGGGTACAAACCTCGGAATCGACGACGGTCCATCGCCCGATCTACTATACAACTTATAACAATTTGGATGAAGCCATCGAAGTGCAGCATTTCGATGGGGATGGGGTGAGCATAACTTCCACGGGCGGAGTACCCAACACGCCTTCGGCAAGCCTGCTTCGAGCCGAAACTCAAACGTTTTACGACGATCAAGGTCGAGTTTACTTGACGGAAACATTTGACGTTGATCCGAGTACGGGAAGTGTTTCGACATCGTCCTTGAATACGAACACTTACTACGATCATCGTGGCGATGCCATTGAGACTTCCAGTCCGGGCGGACTCGTCGAGAAAGAAGTTTACGACGGAGCGGGACGAAACACAGTAGACTACACGACCGACGGTGGTGGTGGCAATTCTTGGGCAGCGGCCAGCAGTGTTGCCAGCGATACCGTGCTCGATCAAAAAGAGTATACCCATGATGCAAATGGCAATGTGATCCTGACGGTAGATCGTCAGCGGTTCGATAGTGCCACCGGTACGGGGGCCCTCGGATCGCCGACGAGCGGTATCGGAGCTCGCGTCTATTATGATGCGAGCTACTACGACATGGCCGACCGTGCAATTGCGGATGTGAACGTCGGAACCAATGGAGGAACAGCTTACACGCGACCCAGTTCTGTTCCAAGCTCAAGCTCAACTGTATTGGTCACAACAACCAGTTATGATGCAGCTGGCAACGTCTTGGATGTCGTCGATCCCTTGGGATTGGACACTCGAAATTATTACGACATGCTGGGGAGAACAACGGAAACTATCCAAGATTACACCAACGGCATTCCTACGAACGAAACTAACAAGACCACTGAGTACACTTACAATGCGGTGGGGATGACGAGCGAAACAGCCGTTGCCGCCAGTGGTAACAACGAAACCACGGCTTGGGTTTATGGCGTTGTCGGTACGGGCACCCCGGGGAGCTATCTCTATTCCAATGATTTGGTAGGAATTACGGAGTATCCCGGACCAACCGGCGCACCCAGCACCACTCAAGAAGAAATAACCAATTACGATGCTCTCGGTGAGAAAATTTCGTTCCAGGACCGCAACGGGAATGAACACACTTACTCGTACGATGTTCTCGGACGACAAACAGCCGATGCTATCGTGCAACTGGGAACAGGAGTTGATGGAACGATTCGAGAGCATACGATTGCTTACGACACGCAGGGCAATCCGTATCTTTTTACCAGCTACAGCACTTCGAGTGGTGGAACAATAGTAAATCAAGTCGAAGACGTTTATAATGGACTGGATCAATTGATCGGCGAATACCAATCCCATTCGGGGGCCGTCGTGACCGGCACTACTCCTGAAATCCAGTATTCTTACTCGGAAATGGCTGGCGGTGCGAACAACAGTCGATTGACGAGCATGACGTACGCCGATGGCTACACCATTAACTATAACTATTCTTCGGGGCTCAACAACACAATCAGTCGACTTTCGTCCCTAAGCGATTCCTCGGGAACTCTAGAGAGCTACACCTATCTGGGATTAGATACCATCGTAGTACGCGATCTTAATCAAGCAGGGATTGAATTGACTTATATCAAGGAATCGGGGGAGAGTAACGGGTCAGCCGGGGATCAATACACCGGCCTGGATAGCTTTGGTCGAGTGATCGATCAACGCTGGGTTAATTCTTCGGGAACTGCCGTCGATCGAATCCAATATGGCTACGACGCGGATGGCAACGTTCTCTACGAAAACAATCTCTTAAATTCAGCGGAAAGTGAGATTTTCACATACGACGCACTGAATCAAACATCGAGTTATGCCCAGGGGACTCTGAATGGAACTAAGACAGGAATCAGTGGAACACCCAGTGCAACACAAAGTTGGACTTATGATTCTTTTGGGAACATGACCAACGTTACGACCAATGGAACGGGCCAGACGCGTACTGCTAACACACAAAATGAATACACGGCAGTCGGAAGTGCAACACCAGGTTACGATTCGAACGGAAACACTACCACCGATGAAAACAGCAATCAGTATGTCTATGATGCTTGGAACATGTTGGTGGCAGTCAAAAATTCCAGCGGTAGCACTATCGCTTCTTACGTGAATGATGCCTTGGGTCGTCAAATTCAGGCGATTGTATCTGGGACGACAACAGATCGATATTTTTCAGCGCAGTGGCAACTGATCGAAGAATATCAAGGAAGTACTGAAACGGATCGGTATGTTTGGAGCCCAACCTACATAGATGCCATGATTAGTAGGGACACAAGTACTGGAAGTGGAACATTAAATCTGCGAATTTATGCACTCCAGAATGCTGATTACGACACAACCTCTCTAGTAAACACCTTCGGAAGTGTACTTGAGCGGTACACTTATTCGCCTTTTGGAGTGGTTAGCTATCTGAATTCATCATGGGGTTCTTTAAGTGGAAGTGCATACGGATGGAAATTTTTGCATCAGGGTGGAGAACTCGAAGCTGGAGGACTTTCCAGCTTCCGAAATCGAATGTACAGTCCAACACTTGAGAGATGGATGCAAAATGATCCAATTGAATTTCTTAGTGGTGACAATAATTTTTATATGTTTTGTAATAATAACGTTATAAAATCTATAGACCCATTCGGACTGTCAGATTTGACTTTGGCAGAAGCACGGAAATTGATAAACCTTTTTTTAAATAACAGAACTGATTTAACACTAGCAGAATTAGAAGCCAAAGTCGGAAAAAATAATATTGAAATCATGATAGAGAAATATTGTAATGCCATTGAGAAGCAGCCGGGTGTAACTGATTTTAATAAGTGGAGAATTCTGAGATTAACTGATCCAAATGCACCACGACTTCCAGGTAATGGATCATTTCCAGATTTTGCAGCGCGTGAACGAGTAGTAAAAATTGTAATGCGATTTTGCAGATGTGCAGGTGCTCTCGCTTTGATAGGAGGGATTATATATATAGCTTATGAAGGAAATGAAAATTCTCAACCAACAGGAGTAGTGCCTCCCGGCTCCGTGCTTATAGACACGCTGCCGGGTGCAAAATGGACTGTGCAGATTTGGCTAACACCTGGAGGGCAAAAGATTAGAGTTCGCGTCGACGCAAATGGAAATCAGGTCGTTGGTATCAAATAG